The Eggerthella guodeyinii sequence CTCGTCTATCTGAATTGGATGCCGTAGCGAAGCCTCTCTGAGAGAAAGGCCGTACGTCTAGTTGTCGCCCTCCGCCTGACCGGCCGCTTCCTTGAAGATCTCCTCCTGGGGCCAGAACACGTAGGGGTTCGCGCGCGGGCGGTACACCATCTGGGGCACCGCTTCCATGCCCACCTCGCGCAGGAACTTGCCCATGCCGATGCGGTACACGGTCTCGCCGATGCGCTCGCGGGTCTTGCCGTTCTCGTCCCACCAGTCCCAGATGCGGTTCACCAGGTCCTTGAACTCGGTGTAGGGGGCCTCCATCTTCATGAAGGGCACGAGCACCCACGACATGAAGGCGGATTTCACGATGGTGGACTTGGCGCCCAGGAGAATGGTCGCGCCCTTCTCCTCGCCCTGCTTGATGGCCTTGCACATGACGTTGACGCAGTGCATGCAGCGCGTGCACTCCGCGCCGTTCACCGCGAGCTCGCCCGTGCCCTGGTCGTAGGTCAGGCAGCGGGTGGGGCACTTCTCCACCACGGCCTCGCGGATGTCGAGCCCGTCGGCGGCGTACTGCTTCACCGCCTCCTGGTCGATGACGATGGTGTCGCGCCAGGTGCCGATGACCGAGATGTCGGCGCGGGCGGCGGCGGCCACGCAGTCGTTCGCGCATCCGGACATCTTGATCTTGGACTTGTACGGCCACATCGGACGATGCAGCTCGTCCTGGAACTCGTTGGTGATGTCGTAGCACATGTCCAAGGTGTCGTAGCAGGCGTACTCGCACCGGCCGGGGCCGCAGCAGCAGCTCGGGGAGCGCAGGTCGGAACCGGAGCCTCCCAGGTCGAACCCGTTCTCGGCCAGCTCGTTGAACGTGGGTTGCAGCTCTTCGGTCTTCATGCCCAGCAAAATGAGGTCGCCCGTGGAGCCGTGCATGTTCGTGATGCCCGAACCGTGGCGCTCCCAGATGTCGCAGACGGTGCGCAGGGCGTCGGTGGTGTAGAACCAGCCGCTCGGCGCGTTGACGCGCATCGTGTGGAACTCAGCGACGTTCGGGAACTCCTCGGGCAGGTCGGTGTAGCGCCCGACGACGCCGCCGCCGTACCCCTTGACGCCCACGATGCCGCCGTGCTTCCAGTGGCCCACCTTGTCCTCGTAGGACCGCTCGAGCACGCCGAGCAGGTCGGCGCTCATCGCGCTCTTGTCGGCCGCCTTCTTTATCTCCGTGACGAAACTCGGCCACGGCCCGGTTTCCAGCTCGTCCAACTGGGGGGTCTTGCTGTTTTCATCCATGATCGCTCCTCCTGTGGTTCCTACCGGGAACCTGTTGGCGCTACAATTCCGTGACGGTGAACGCCCCGGCGGGACATACCATGACGCAGGCTTCGCATCCCATGCAGTCGCATGAATCTCCCTTGATCAAAGCGTGCGTGCCATCGAATCCGAGAATCTGAGCCGGGCAACCTTCGGCGCACGAATCGCATCCGGTGCACTTCTCCTCGTCCAACACCACCATGTACATGTCGTTCCACCCTCCTTTCCTTCCCTCACCTCGTCTTGTCCTTCAAAAGCCGATGATCAGCTGCTTTTGATTTAATCACCCCCTATTTGGCCTGTAAAATACATTGAATTCATGGCGTGATCACCATTGGCTATCGCCCGTCGTTTCGCTTGGTCAAACGCCCGTCGCGGCTTCGCCGCAGATTCCTGGTATAAAAGATTCCGATAGCTGGAACGTTTGCCATGCATCATCATGTTCCCTGATCAAATGCGGAATTTTCCGACTTCTGACAGCGCTTCGCCCGCCTCTCCCCTGCGGGATGGGCGGGCGAAGCGAAGAAGGCTGGCGCCGATGTTCTACATCCGAGCCAAGGCCGCCTCGATGCGCTCGAGGGTGTCGGCGATATGCGCGTCGGTGTGCGCGGCCGACACGAACAGCGCCTCGAACTGGCTCGGGGCGATGTACACCCCCGAGGCACGCAGGAAGCGGTAGAAGCACGCGTACAGCTCGGTGTTGGAGGACAGGGCGCTGCGGTAGTCGTAGACCTCGTCTTCGGTGAAGAACACCGAGAACATGGCCCCGGCCCGGTTGACGCGCAGGGGCACGCCGCGCGCGATGCCGAGCCGCTCGATGCCGCGCGCGAGCTCCTCGGTCCTCGCGACGATGCCCTCGTGCACGCCCGGCTCCCGCAGAAGCTCCACCGTGGCGAGGCCCGCGGCCACGGCCACCGGGTTGCCGGCGAGCGTGCCCGCCTGGTACACCGGCCCGAGCGGGGCCAGCTGCTCCAGGTAGCGGCGCTTGCCGCCGAACGCGGCGAGGGGCATGCCCCCGCCGATGATCTTGCCGAGGCAGGTGAGGTCGGGGTCGACGCCGCAGAGGGCCTGCACCCCGCCGAACGACACGCGGAAGCCCGTCATGACCTCGTCGAAGACGAGCAAGCTGCCGTACGCTTCGGTGATCTCCCGCAGCCCGGGCAGAAAGCCGTCCTGCGGCGGCACGACGCCCATGTTGCCCGCCACCGGCTCCACGATGACGGCGGCGATCTCCTCGCCGCGCTCGGCGAACAGCGCGCGGACGCTGTCGAGGTCGTTGTAGCGCGCCACGAGCGTGGAAGCCGTGCAGCCGGCCGGCACGCCGGCCGAGCTCGGCACGCCCATGGTGAGCGCGCCGCTGCCGGCCTTGACGAGCAGGGCGTCGGCGTGGCCGTGGTAGCAGCCCTCGAACTTCACGATGCAGTCGCGGCCGGTGACGCCGCGCGCGAGGCGGATGGCGCTCATCGTCGCCTCCGTGCCCGAGCTCACCAGGCGCACCATCTCCATGGAGGGAAACGCGTCCCGGACGACGCGGGCGAGCCTCGTCTCGCCCGGAGTGGGCGCCCCGAAG is a genomic window containing:
- a CDS encoding 4Fe-4S binding protein; protein product: MYMVVLDEEKCTGCDSCAEGCPAQILGFDGTHALIKGDSCDCMGCEACVMVCPAGAFTVTEL
- the dsrA gene encoding dissimilatory-type sulfite reductase subunit alpha, which translates into the protein MDENSKTPQLDELETGPWPSFVTEIKKAADKSAMSADLLGVLERSYEDKVGHWKHGGIVGVKGYGGGVVGRYTDLPEEFPNVAEFHTMRVNAPSGWFYTTDALRTVCDIWERHGSGITNMHGSTGDLILLGMKTEELQPTFNELAENGFDLGGSGSDLRSPSCCCGPGRCEYACYDTLDMCYDITNEFQDELHRPMWPYKSKIKMSGCANDCVAAAARADISVIGTWRDTIVIDQEAVKQYAADGLDIREAVVEKCPTRCLTYDQGTGELAVNGAECTRCMHCVNVMCKAIKQGEEKGATILLGAKSTIVKSAFMSWVLVPFMKMEAPYTEFKDLVNRIWDWWDENGKTRERIGETVYRIGMGKFLREVGMEAVPQMVYRPRANPYVFWPQEEIFKEAAGQAEGDN
- the hemL gene encoding glutamate-1-semialdehyde 2,1-aminomutase, with product MQETENARTMRASEEAFRQAAEAIPGGVNSPVRAALAVGAEPAFIARGEGAFLWDVDGNRYLDYVGSWGPLIMGHAHPAVVEAVCAAARDGLSFGAPTPGETRLARVVRDAFPSMEMVRLVSSGTEATMSAIRLARGVTGRDCIVKFEGCYHGHADALLVKAGSGALTMGVPSSAGVPAGCTASTLVARYNDLDSVRALFAERGEEIAAVIVEPVAGNMGVVPPQDGFLPGLREITEAYGSLLVFDEVMTGFRVSFGGVQALCGVDPDLTCLGKIIGGGMPLAAFGGKRRYLEQLAPLGPVYQAGTLAGNPVAVAAGLATVELLREPGVHEGIVARTEELARGIERLGIARGVPLRVNRAGAMFSVFFTEDEVYDYRSALSSNTELYACFYRFLRASGVYIAPSQFEALFVSAAHTDAHIADTLERIEAALARM